In Chlorogloeopsis sp. ULAP01, the following are encoded in one genomic region:
- a CDS encoding FIST N-terminal domain-containing protein produces the protein MADQMQWTNALSTRPSLEAAVADVVERATSSLSAPADLGLVFISSAFTSEYSRLLPLLAQQLSVPVLIGCSGGGVIGSTIEGQTQELEAEPALSLTLAHLPGVNIKAFHVVAEDLPDLDGAPNAWIDLIGVPPAPTPQFILLSASFSSGISDLLQGLDYAYPGSVTVGGQASGGVMGGRIGLFCNDRLYRGGTVGVALSGNIVLETIVSQGCRPIGKPYQVTKGDRNIILELDEQAPLVVLRDVIADLSDEDRTLAQHSLFVGLAMDEFKQCLQPGDFLIRDILGVDPAGGAIAIGDRIRPGQRLQFHLRDAEASAADLEFLLQQYQTQQSCVETAVGALMFSCVGRGAGLYGKSNFDSQLFQHYLNNIPLGGFFCSGEIGPVGSSTFLHGYTSVFGICREIRD, from the coding sequence ATGGCAGACCAGATGCAGTGGACAAACGCCCTGTCAACCCGTCCTTCTCTAGAAGCAGCTGTTGCAGATGTTGTGGAACGGGCTACCTCTTCATTATCAGCTCCTGCGGATTTAGGGCTGGTATTCATTTCGTCTGCTTTTACAAGTGAGTATTCGCGATTATTGCCTTTGTTGGCACAACAGCTTTCAGTGCCTGTGTTAATTGGCTGTAGTGGTGGTGGTGTGATTGGCTCAACTATAGAAGGACAAACCCAAGAATTGGAAGCAGAGCCAGCCCTCAGCCTAACTTTAGCCCACCTTCCAGGGGTGAATATTAAAGCTTTTCATGTTGTTGCCGAAGATTTACCGGATTTGGATGGCGCACCTAATGCTTGGATTGATTTAATAGGTGTGCCTCCTGCTCCTACGCCCCAATTTATTTTATTGTCTGCTTCTTTCTCTTCTGGCATCAGCGATCTATTACAAGGACTAGATTATGCTTATCCTGGCTCGGTGACGGTGGGAGGACAGGCTAGTGGTGGTGTAATGGGTGGTCGAATCGGGCTTTTTTGTAACGATCGCCTGTATCGAGGAGGAACGGTTGGTGTGGCTTTGAGTGGCAATATTGTTTTAGAAACGATTGTGTCACAGGGATGCCGACCAATTGGTAAGCCATATCAGGTAACTAAAGGCGATCGCAATATCATTTTGGAACTGGATGAACAAGCACCACTTGTAGTGTTGCGAGATGTGATCGCCGATCTAAGTGACGAGGATCGAACACTGGCACAGCATTCTTTATTTGTTGGTTTGGCAATGGATGAATTTAAGCAGTGTTTGCAGCCAGGAGATTTTTTAATTCGCGATATTCTCGGAGTCGATCCTGCCGGAGGAGCGATCGCGATTGGCGATCGGATTCGTCCCGGACAACGCTTGCAATTCCACCTACGCGACGCGGAAGCCTCTGCTGCTGATTTAGAATTCCTCCTTCAGCAATATCAAACTCAACAATCTTGTGTTGAGACTGCCGTCGGTGCATTAATGTTTTCCTGCGTAGGACGAGGTGCAGGACTTTATGGCAAATCGAATTTTGACTCGCAGCTATTCCAGCATTATTTAAATAATATCCCTCTGGGGGGTTTTTTCTGTAGTGGCGAAATTGGCCCTGTTGGCAGTAGTACTTTCCTACACGGTTACACTTCTGTCTTTGGTATTTGTCGAGAAATTAGGGACTAG
- a CDS encoding NINE protein, which yields MLTKRKSRSVAAVLAFAGTLTISGLHKFYLGQPVWGVLYVLLSWTPIPKVASAIEGVWYLAQDEEAFDRNFNQGKSAARNLYSGANQVGAIAEALRELDALRQDGLISEYEFEQKRRQLLDQIS from the coding sequence ATGTTAACTAAGCGAAAAAGCCGAAGTGTTGCTGCCGTTTTAGCTTTTGCTGGTACACTGACAATTTCAGGTTTACATAAGTTTTATTTAGGACAGCCAGTGTGGGGTGTGTTGTATGTGTTACTTTCTTGGACACCCATACCCAAAGTAGCTAGTGCCATTGAGGGAGTTTGGTACTTAGCACAGGATGAAGAAGCTTTTGATCGCAATTTTAATCAGGGTAAGTCTGCTGCTCGCAACTTGTACTCAGGAGCAAATCAAGTGGGAGCGATCGCTGAAGCTTTACGTGAGTTAGATGCTCTACGTCAAGATGGATTGATTTCTGAATATGAATTTGAGCAAAAGCGCCGTCAGTTACTCGATCAGATTTCTTAA
- a CDS encoding metallophosphoesterase yields the protein MISNFRFAIVSDLHVACPHTIWDHPSRFHLVEVSIPAFESVLEHLTQLNLDFLLLPGDLTQHGEPDNHAWLQERLAKLPFPTYVVPGNHDVPVLHANHQSIAFADFPYYYRKFGYTEPEKCYYTCQVLPGVRLIGLNSNSFNDWGEQIGSLDINQMRWLEEVLAASGDELVLVIIHHNVVEHLPNQSRHAMANRYMLENAPELLQLLRHYGVKLVFTGHLHVQDVAYSQEVYDITTGSLVSYPHPYRVLEFRQDNHGRQWLQILSHRVESVPDFPDLQQASRKWMGDRSTPFLMKFLTLPPLNLPVEQAKEFTPTLRDFWANIANGDALFDYPHFPPKIRRYFEKYGAIATGGAPTLIDNNSTLLL from the coding sequence ATGATTTCCAATTTTCGCTTTGCCATAGTCAGCGATTTGCACGTTGCGTGTCCCCATACAATCTGGGATCATCCTAGTCGCTTTCATTTGGTGGAAGTCAGCATTCCAGCTTTTGAGAGTGTTCTAGAACATTTAACACAACTAAATTTAGATTTTCTTTTGCTACCAGGAGATTTAACCCAGCACGGCGAGCCAGATAATCACGCTTGGTTACAAGAACGCCTCGCAAAGTTGCCTTTTCCCACCTATGTGGTGCCTGGCAACCATGACGTTCCCGTTTTACACGCTAATCATCAATCAATTGCCTTTGCGGATTTCCCTTATTATTATCGTAAGTTTGGCTACACCGAACCAGAAAAATGCTACTACACTTGTCAAGTGCTGCCAGGTGTGAGACTAATCGGTCTGAATTCTAATTCTTTTAATGACTGGGGAGAGCAAATAGGAAGCTTAGACATCAACCAGATGCGGTGGTTAGAAGAGGTGCTAGCTGCCTCTGGAGATGAGTTGGTATTGGTGATAATACATCACAACGTGGTTGAGCATCTGCCGAATCAATCACGCCACGCGATGGCAAATCGCTATATGTTGGAAAATGCGCCGGAATTATTACAGTTGTTACGGCACTATGGAGTCAAGCTTGTATTTACAGGACATTTACACGTTCAAGATGTAGCCTACTCTCAGGAAGTATATGATATTACTACTGGTTCTTTAGTTAGTTATCCTCATCCGTATCGAGTTTTAGAATTTCGCCAGGATAACCACGGTAGGCAGTGGTTGCAGATTTTATCTCATCGGGTTGAGTCCGTACCAGATTTTCCAGATTTGCAACAAGCATCACGCAAATGGATGGGCGATCGCAGTACTCCCTTTTTGATGAAATTCCTCACACTACCTCCCCTCAACCTACCTGTAGAACAGGCAAAGGAATTTACTCCCACTCTCCGAGACTTTTGGGCAAATATTGCCAATGGAGATGCGCTATTTGACTACCCGCATTTTCCCCCTAAAATACGCCGCTATTTTGAGAAGTATGGAGCGATCGCAACCGGTGGCGCACCTACCTTAATTGATAACAACAGCACGTTGCTGCTTTAG
- the trmB gene encoding tRNA (guanosine(46)-N7)-methyltransferase TrmB: MPIRVRQHVNPLAQKYQNPVTSLDWEKVYTQPNQPLHLDIGCARGRFLLKMAPIEPNWNFLGLEIREPLVDEANRLRDELGLTNLYYLFCNVNNSLRSLLSTLPTGTLQRVTIQFPDPWFKNRHAKRRVVQPELVTELADYLVPGGIVFLQSDVEFIAKEMCDRFACHPAFQRQGKGEWLRENPLPVPTEREIATQKKGEPVYRAVFARVGS, translated from the coding sequence ATGCCCATCCGAGTTCGTCAACACGTTAATCCATTAGCACAAAAGTATCAAAACCCTGTCACTTCCCTCGACTGGGAAAAAGTCTATACCCAGCCAAACCAACCGCTACACCTAGATATTGGCTGCGCGAGGGGAAGGTTTTTATTGAAGATGGCACCTATAGAACCAAATTGGAATTTTCTTGGTTTGGAAATTCGTGAACCTTTAGTAGACGAAGCCAATCGGTTGCGGGATGAGTTGGGATTGACGAACTTATATTATTTGTTTTGCAATGTGAATAACTCGTTGCGATCGCTTTTATCAACCCTGCCCACGGGAACTTTACAGCGCGTCACGATTCAATTTCCCGATCCGTGGTTTAAAAATCGCCATGCCAAACGGCGAGTCGTGCAACCAGAGTTAGTTACCGAACTGGCAGATTATCTTGTGCCTGGGGGAATTGTCTTTTTACAATCGGATGTGGAATTTATAGCAAAGGAGATGTGCGATCGCTTTGCTTGCCACCCTGCTTTTCAAAGACAAGGCAAAGGAGAATGGCTAAGAGAAAATCCGCTACCAGTTCCTACAGAACGGGAAATAGCTACCCAAAAGAAAGGTGAACCTGTTTATCGTGCAGTTTTTGCAAGAGTGGGAAGTTAG
- a CDS encoding ComEA family DNA-binding protein: protein MNQDRLSFRLNPRLQKLRSKLLNDPYYRLQSTEEIAIAASLGIRIDANQATVDDWLRLPGLSIHQARSLVDISRVGVKFYCIEDVAAALGVSAQRLKPFELILIFSYYEDETEDKITYVINPNTATLESLIKVPFIDTSLAEAVVENRLSKGPYQNLVDFQRRLNLSGDILAQLMYYLKF, encoded by the coding sequence ATGAATCAAGACAGGCTATCGTTTCGACTCAATCCCAGACTACAAAAATTACGTTCTAAACTACTGAACGATCCTTATTATCGACTGCAATCAACAGAAGAAATTGCGATCGCTGCCTCCTTAGGTATCCGCATAGATGCTAATCAGGCAACTGTAGATGATTGGTTGCGCTTGCCGGGGTTATCGATTCACCAAGCGCGATCGCTGGTGGATATTTCACGTGTCGGTGTTAAATTTTACTGTATTGAGGATGTGGCTGCGGCATTAGGCGTATCAGCACAGCGACTAAAACCTTTCGAGCTAATCCTTATTTTTAGTTATTATGAAGACGAAACTGAAGATAAGATCACCTATGTCATCAACCCCAATACAGCAACGCTTGAGAGCTTAATAAAAGTACCTTTTATAGATACATCTTTAGCAGAAGCAGTCGTTGAAAATCGTCTCTCAAAAGGCCCTTATCAAAATTTAGTTGATTTCCAGCGACGGCTCAATCTATCCGGTGATATTCTTGCTCAACTAATGTATTATCTGAAGTTTTAA
- a CDS encoding DUF3177 family protein → MNNEVWFRPLVWMDYRLAVLFTVIIPLVLLIWAFVQKAEGIQRLLTIYWRVSSLLVITIYLMIAQYPVSFIAGFMARILIPISLWFWVDLNDEIEYYPNGPLKLTFTSWRWATTFYCILGSLAFIPFLGCAFSTNLSNNPNCRVWLEAPLLFKEFFHPRTSPGFLGILAIICLVIYVLYLSYFVVIKLGKQGRSATQQ, encoded by the coding sequence ATGAATAATGAAGTTTGGTTTCGTCCCCTAGTTTGGATGGATTACAGACTAGCAGTATTATTTACGGTGATTATTCCTCTTGTTCTTTTAATCTGGGCATTTGTGCAAAAAGCCGAAGGAATACAACGCTTGTTAACTATTTATTGGCGAGTATCGAGCTTGCTAGTCATTACGATTTACTTAATGATTGCCCAATATCCAGTCAGTTTTATTGCTGGGTTTATGGCTCGTATCTTGATACCTATTTCTCTCTGGTTTTGGGTGGATCTGAATGATGAAATTGAGTATTACCCTAATGGCCCGTTAAAGCTAACCTTTACTTCTTGGCGATGGGCTACAACTTTTTATTGTATTTTAGGTTCACTTGCCTTTATACCTTTTTTAGGTTGTGCTTTTTCTACAAATCTAAGCAACAACCCCAATTGTCGTGTCTGGCTAGAGGCACCATTACTATTTAAAGAGTTTTTCCATCCTAGAACTAGTCCTGGCTTTCTTGGCATTCTTGCCATTATTTGTTTAGTAATTTACGTGCTTTACTTAAGCTATTTTGTCGTAATTAAATTGGGTAAGCAGGGACGTTCAGCAACACAACAGTAG
- a CDS encoding MFS transporter — protein sequence METKVGLNFQKIPHNVWILGFVSLLTDISSETIHSLLPLFLVSVLGAGVLTVGLIEGIAEATASVFKIFSGALSDYLGQRKGLAVFGYGISTLVKPLFALSTSPNWVLIARFGDRLGKGIRVAPRDALVADATPVGMRGSAYGLRQSLDTIGAFLGPLAAFSLMALSGNNFRLVFWLAVIPGVLAVILLALGIRETGTTAHKQSRSHPLHFQALASLSREYWILVVVALLFNLGNSSNAFLLLRASEVGISATLVPLTLLVMNLAYSLSAYPAGILSDQLGRVKLLVVGFLLYALVYLGFAFVQSPWQVWSLFALYGLHLGISKGVLLALVSDKVPAALRGTAFGFLNLAVGVALLPASLLAGGLWHQFGSTITFIIGSIFALVAALALLFNNFE from the coding sequence ATGGAAACAAAAGTTGGTTTAAATTTCCAGAAAATTCCTCATAATGTTTGGATATTAGGTTTCGTTAGTCTATTGACAGATATTAGTTCCGAGACAATCCACTCTTTGTTGCCTTTATTTCTCGTCTCGGTTTTAGGAGCTGGGGTGTTAACTGTTGGCTTGATTGAAGGTATTGCAGAAGCAACTGCTTCGGTATTTAAAATTTTTTCTGGAGCACTGAGCGATTATCTGGGGCAGCGTAAGGGGTTAGCAGTATTTGGATACGGTATATCTACACTGGTTAAACCCCTATTTGCACTCTCGACTAGTCCGAACTGGGTGTTGATAGCTCGCTTTGGCGATCGCTTAGGAAAGGGGATTCGGGTAGCGCCCCGCGATGCATTAGTCGCTGATGCTACTCCCGTTGGTATGCGTGGATCTGCTTATGGATTGCGCCAATCTCTCGACACTATAGGAGCATTTTTAGGACCTTTAGCAGCATTTTCTTTGATGGCGCTTAGTGGCAATAATTTCCGCCTTGTATTTTGGTTGGCTGTAATTCCGGGTGTTCTGGCGGTGATTCTACTTGCACTTGGTATACGCGAAACGGGTACAACAGCCCATAAGCAGTCTCGAAGTCATCCATTGCACTTTCAAGCTCTTGCAAGCTTGAGTCGAGAGTACTGGATTTTGGTAGTGGTGGCATTATTATTTAATTTGGGCAACTCCAGCAATGCTTTTTTGTTACTTCGTGCTTCTGAGGTTGGTATTTCCGCTACCTTGGTGCCACTTACACTGCTCGTCATGAATCTGGCTTATTCCCTTAGTGCTTATCCAGCAGGCATACTCTCTGACCAATTGGGACGAGTTAAACTGCTGGTTGTAGGGTTTTTGTTATATGCTCTAGTCTACTTGGGCTTTGCTTTTGTTCAATCACCTTGGCAAGTCTGGAGTTTGTTTGCTCTCTACGGCTTACATTTAGGTATTAGTAAGGGAGTATTGTTGGCGCTAGTATCGGATAAAGTTCCTGCTGCACTGCGAGGAACTGCATTCGGGTTTCTCAACCTAGCAGTGGGTGTAGCACTTTTGCCAGCTAGCCTTTTGGCTGGTGGACTGTGGCATCAATTTGGCTCAACAATAACCTTTATCATTGGTAGTATATTTGCACTGGTCGCAGCGCTGGCACTACTATTCAATAATTTTGAGTGA
- a CDS encoding response regulator: MSVETDEKHKTIFLVEDNKADIRLIQEALKNSLIPHQVITVRDGMDAMAYLRQEGEFADAPRPDLILLDLNLPKKDGREVLAEIKNDPKLKRIPVVVLTTSHNEEDIFHSYDLHVNCYITKSRNLSQLFQIVKGIEDFWLSTVTLPSD; this comes from the coding sequence GTGAGCGTAGAAACGGACGAAAAGCACAAAACAATATTTTTGGTAGAAGATAACAAAGCCGACATCCGCCTGATCCAAGAGGCATTGAAAAATAGCTTGATACCGCACCAAGTCATCACCGTCAGAGATGGGATGGATGCGATGGCTTATTTACGCCAAGAGGGCGAGTTTGCTGATGCACCCCGCCCTGATTTGATTCTGTTGGATTTAAACCTGCCTAAAAAAGACGGTAGAGAAGTTCTAGCAGAAATAAAAAACGATCCCAAGCTCAAGCGCATTCCTGTAGTTGTGCTGACAACCTCACATAACGAGGAAGACATTTTTCACAGCTACGATTTGCACGTAAATTGCTACATCACCAAATCCCGCAACCTTAGCCAGCTATTCCAAATCGTTAAGGGAATAGAAGATTTTTGGTTGTCTACTGTGACTTTGCCATCTGACTAA
- a CDS encoding hybrid sensor histidine kinase/response regulator, whose protein sequence is MVGSSVKILLIEDNLAEARLLQEFLKQAQSKEFTLIHVKRLGEALDILSNYIDKEIPFDIILLDLTLPDSQGLTSLPILSHLAPTLPIVVLTNTNDEALAIEAVRQGAQDYLVKRQVNVEVLLRSLRYAIERKQALECLRKDNKSLEIRVQERTAELLKAKEINQFKSEFVSMLSHDIRNPLNTILLAAGLLQNNDDKLPKEKKLNHYQLIRSAVKSMSQLLDEVSFIGKADTGKLQCELVLVDLEAFCRQLIQETELSTAQKKITIVFTASGQLDEALWDEHLLRHILGNLLTNAIKYSLADSKVHFELIGQDKSVIFRIKDQGIGIPQSEQQHLFQPFQRASNVGAIPGTGLGLAIVKKCVEAHGGEILVESEVGVGTTFTVTLPMIKD, encoded by the coding sequence ATGGTTGGAAGCTCAGTAAAAATCTTGTTAATTGAAGACAACTTAGCAGAAGCTAGGTTGTTACAAGAGTTTCTGAAGCAAGCCCAGTCAAAGGAGTTTACTTTAATTCACGTTAAACGGTTGGGAGAAGCCCTAGATATACTAAGTAATTATATTGATAAAGAAATTCCTTTTGATATTATTTTGTTAGATCTAACGCTACCAGATAGTCAAGGATTGACATCTCTCCCGATTCTGAGTCACCTTGCTCCTACCTTGCCGATTGTAGTGCTAACCAATACCAATGATGAGGCGCTCGCAATTGAAGCAGTGCGGCAAGGTGCACAAGATTATCTCGTCAAACGGCAAGTGAATGTAGAAGTACTCCTGCGCTCTTTGCGCTATGCGATAGAGCGCAAGCAAGCTTTAGAATGCCTACGAAAAGATAATAAAAGTTTAGAAATTAGAGTACAAGAAAGAACGGCTGAGTTGCTTAAAGCAAAAGAAATCAATCAGTTTAAATCAGAATTTGTCTCAATGCTGTCTCATGATATCCGCAATCCTCTAAACACAATTCTACTAGCGGCTGGATTATTGCAGAACAACGATGACAAATTGCCCAAGGAAAAAAAACTGAATCATTATCAGTTGATTCGTTCTGCCGTCAAAAGTATGTCGCAACTATTGGATGAAGTTTCATTCATAGGTAAAGCCGATACAGGCAAACTTCAATGTGAACTTGTGCTTGTGGATTTGGAAGCCTTCTGTCGTCAGTTAATTCAAGAAACTGAACTAAGTACAGCCCAGAAGAAAATCACAATTGTGTTTACTGCCAGTGGACAGTTGGATGAGGCATTATGGGATGAGCACCTGTTGCGACACATTTTAGGCAACTTGCTTACCAATGCTATCAAATATTCGCTTGCAGATAGTAAAGTTCATTTTGAACTCATAGGTCAAGATAAATCAGTAATATTCCGGATAAAAGACCAGGGCATCGGTATTCCTCAAAGCGAGCAACAGCATTTATTTCAACCCTTCCAGCGTGCTTCCAATGTCGGTGCAATTCCTGGCACTGGCTTAGGACTAGCAATTGTCAAAAAGTGCGTAGAAGCACACGGTGGTGAAATTTTAGTTGAAAGTGAGGTGGGAGTAGGCACAACTTTTACTGTGACGCTGCCAATGATTAAAGATTAA
- a CDS encoding Calvin cycle protein CP12: MSNIQDKIQQEREEARAVCDATGSNSAECAAAWDAVEELQAEASHQKQSKPKTAFEKYCDDNPEADECRVYDD; encoded by the coding sequence ATGTCCAACATCCAAGACAAAATCCAACAAGAACGTGAAGAAGCTCGTGCTGTCTGTGATGCAACAGGTAGCAACTCAGCCGAGTGCGCCGCAGCTTGGGATGCAGTAGAAGAACTACAAGCAGAAGCTTCGCACCAAAAGCAATCAAAGCCAAAAACAGCTTTCGAGAAATATTGCGATGATAACCCTGAGGCTGATGAATGCCGGGTTTACGACGACTAA
- a CDS encoding ATP-binding protein — translation MVKELELQNINLTNLKEPPIHVIGQIQPYGVLLVLEEPDLKILQFSSNTSSVFGITPEELLQKKLEDLLDPFQIERIKAGLLEESLDFINPVKIWLRRKGDDYVVFDGVFHRNADNVLILELEPAISQENIPFLSIYHLARASISRLEETGNTRDLCQIIVQEVRKVTGFDRVMLYKFDDDGHGSVLAEEKLESMESYLGLHYPESDIPKPARKLFSSNWIRIIPDTHSQPVAIFPAVNPLTQRPLDLTNSILRSPYSCHMEYLHNMGVGASLTISLIKEGKLWGLIACHHQTPKYVSYELRKACEFLGRVIFSELSAREETEDYDYRMHLTYIQSALVEYMSQEENFIDGLVKHQPNLLDLTSAQGAAICFGGNYTLIGQTPAEEDVNLLVQWLKNTVNEDIFYTDSLPRLYPDAHNFKNVASGLLAIPISKRNYVLWFRPEVIQTVNWGGDPSKAFEVKQSNGSTRLCPRKSFELWKETVRLTSLPWRYVEIKAALELRKAIVNIVLRQADELAQLAHDLELSNSELKKFAYVASHDLQEPLNQVANYVQLLEMRYNDYLDEDAKEFITFAVEGVSLMQTLIDDVLAYSKVDMQAIEFELTEVDTALERALANLRKRISETGAVITHDPLPTVMADPTQLMQLFQNLIGNAIKFRSDKAPEIHVGATRLEDEWLFSVRDNGIGIDPQFSDRIFIIFQRLHTRDEYAGTGMGLAICKKIIECHRGRIWVESQLGEGATFYFTIPVGGRDRERRNGRKAQNNIFGRR, via the coding sequence ATGGTTAAGGAATTAGAATTGCAAAATATTAATTTGACTAATTTGAAAGAACCACCAATTCATGTTATTGGTCAAATTCAACCATATGGCGTTCTTTTGGTTTTAGAAGAGCCAGATTTAAAGATTTTGCAATTTAGCAGTAATACATCCAGTGTTTTTGGCATTACTCCTGAAGAACTACTACAAAAAAAACTGGAAGATTTATTAGATCCGTTCCAAATAGAGAGAATTAAAGCAGGACTTTTAGAAGAAAGTCTAGATTTTATCAATCCCGTCAAAATTTGGTTGAGAAGGAAAGGCGATGATTACGTAGTATTTGATGGAGTATTTCATCGTAATGCGGACAATGTTTTGATTTTGGAATTAGAGCCTGCTATCTCTCAGGAAAATATCCCCTTTCTTAGTATTTATCATTTAGCTAGAGCTTCCATCAGCAGACTAGAAGAAACAGGAAATACCCGCGATTTGTGTCAAATTATTGTGCAAGAAGTACGAAAAGTCACTGGATTTGACAGGGTAATGCTGTATAAGTTTGATGATGATGGGCATGGCTCCGTACTTGCTGAAGAAAAACTAGAAAGTATGGAATCTTATCTGGGCTTGCATTATCCAGAGTCGGATATTCCCAAGCCAGCCAGAAAATTATTCAGTTCAAATTGGATCAGAATAATTCCAGATACTCATTCTCAGCCCGTAGCAATCTTTCCTGCTGTTAACCCGCTCACTCAACGTCCTCTCGATTTAACCAACTCTATTCTCAGAAGCCCCTATAGCTGTCACATGGAGTATCTACACAACATGGGCGTAGGTGCTTCTTTAACCATCTCTTTGATTAAAGAAGGAAAACTTTGGGGATTAATTGCTTGTCATCATCAGACACCCAAATATGTTTCCTACGAGTTACGCAAAGCTTGTGAATTTTTGGGGCGAGTCATATTTTCTGAACTTTCAGCCAGAGAAGAAACAGAAGATTATGATTACAGGATGCATCTGACATATATTCAATCAGCATTGGTTGAGTATATGTCCCAAGAAGAAAACTTTATTGATGGTTTGGTTAAACATCAACCAAACTTGTTGGATTTAACCAGTGCGCAAGGAGCGGCAATTTGTTTTGGTGGTAATTACACTTTAATCGGACAAACTCCCGCAGAGGAAGATGTAAACCTGTTAGTCCAATGGCTCAAGAATACCGTTAATGAAGACATTTTCTACACAGATTCTTTGCCACGGCTATATCCAGATGCACATAACTTTAAAAACGTTGCCAGTGGTTTACTTGCTATTCCCATTTCTAAGCGCAATTATGTATTGTGGTTTCGACCGGAAGTAATTCAAACTGTCAATTGGGGTGGCGATCCTAGTAAAGCGTTTGAAGTAAAGCAGTCAAATGGCAGTACGCGCCTCTGCCCGCGTAAATCATTTGAGTTGTGGAAAGAGACTGTTCGCTTAACTTCTCTACCGTGGCGTTATGTAGAAATCAAAGCTGCATTAGAACTGCGCAAAGCAATTGTCAACATCGTGCTGCGGCAAGCAGATGAGCTGGCACAGTTAGCACACGATTTAGAACTTTCCAACTCGGAATTGAAAAAGTTTGCTTATGTCGCCTCCCACGACTTGCAAGAACCATTGAATCAAGTGGCAAACTATGTGCAATTGCTGGAGATGCGCTACAACGATTATCTCGATGAAGACGCGAAAGAATTTATCACTTTTGCCGTCGAGGGAGTCAGTTTGATGCAAACACTAATTGATGACGTGTTGGCATACTCCAAGGTGGATATGCAAGCAATTGAGTTTGAACTAACGGAGGTAGATACAGCTTTAGAACGCGCCCTTGCCAATTTGCGCAAACGCATTAGCGAAACTGGCGCTGTGATTACCCACGATCCTTTGCCAACAGTTATGGCTGATCCTACTCAACTAATGCAACTGTTCCAAAACCTAATTGGTAACGCCATTAAATTCCGCAGTGACAAAGCGCCAGAAATTCATGTGGGTGCTACTCGCTTAGAGGATGAATGGCTATTTTCAGTCCGAGATAATGGTATTGGTATCGATCCACAATTTAGCGATCGCATTTTCATCATCTTTCAACGCCTGCACACCCGTGATGAATACGCAGGTACCGGAATGGGCTTGGCGATCTGCAAGAAAATTATCGAGTGTCACAGAGGGAGGATCTGGGTAGAGTCACAACTAGGAGAAGGTGCAACATTCTACTTTACAATTCCTGTGGGAGGGCGCGATCGTGAGCGTAGAAACGGACGAAAAGCACAAAACAATATTTTTGGTAGAAGATAA
- a CDS encoding Uma2 family endonuclease: MQTQQRYYTPEEYLALEETAHYKSEYRDGEIVPMTGGSINHNRIAGNVYAYLKFQLRGKNQEAFMSDLRLWIPRYRQYTYPDVLVIQGTPALHNSRTDTITNPLLIVEVLSKSTQQYDRTEKFRYYRSILEFQEYVLINQYEVQVEQYIKTGEGEWLFREYETESAIIALSSVSLEMAIADIYEGVDFNQKESN, translated from the coding sequence ATGCAGACTCAGCAGCGTTATTACACTCCAGAAGAATATTTGGCACTAGAAGAAACTGCACACTACAAGAGTGAATATCGGGATGGAGAAATTGTACCGATGACTGGAGGTTCAATTAACCATAACCGCATTGCTGGAAATGTCTATGCTTATTTGAAGTTTCAGTTACGTGGCAAAAACCAAGAAGCTTTCATGAGTGATTTGCGGCTTTGGATTCCCCGCTATAGGCAATATACATATCCAGATGTATTGGTAATTCAGGGAACCCCAGCTTTGCATAACAGTAGAACAGATACCATTACAAATCCTTTGTTGATTGTTGAAGTTTTATCAAAATCAACTCAACAATATGATCGCACTGAGAAATTCCGTTATTATCGCTCAATTCTTGAATTTCAAGAGTACGTGCTGATTAATCAATACGAAGTTCAAGTAGAACAATATATTAAAACTGGGGAAGGTGAATGGCTGTTTCGAGAATATGAAACAGAGAGTGCCATTATTGCTCTTTCCTCAGTCAGCTTGGAAATGGCGATCGCTGATATCTACGAAGGTGTTGATTTTAACCAAAAAGAATCTAATTAA